ATCTCCACCTCGGCGACGACCAGCGGCGCGTTCGCGCCGGAGAAGACGTCGACCTCCCAGGTGCGGCCCGCGAACCCGACGTGGTGGCGGACCTTCTCGACGGTGCCGCCGGCGCAGAGGCGCTCGAGGATCTCCGCCGCGTCGGCGGGTGGTATCGGATACTCGTACTCGTCGCGCGCGGCGCCGGCCGCGGGGCCCTTGACGGTGAGGAAGGCCCGCCCGCCGCCGAGGCGCACGCGAACCGTGCAGGCGGCGTCGGCCCCCGCCGAGAGATAGCCCTGGCGGTACGCGACGCCGGCGTCGGCGCCGGCACGCCAGTCGTCGCCGGTCACCAGGAACTTCCGTTCGATCTCCTTAGCCATCGCCCCCTCCGTCGCCCTCGCTCTCGCGCGCGCCGCCGCCCGGAGGCTGCGCGCCGCGCGCGCCGGCCGCCGCGTGCCGGAGCATCCGTT
This window of the bacterium genome carries:
- a CDS encoding CYTH domain-containing protein, coding for MAKEIERKFLVTGDDWRAGADAGVAYRQGYLSAGADAACTVRVRLGGGRAFLTVKGPAAGAARDEYEYPIPPADAAEILERLCAGGTVEKVRHHVGFAGRTWEVDVFSGANAPLVVAEVEIEAVDAAVALPAWVGAEVTDDPRYTNAALARAPYSRWGRP